A genomic stretch from Onychostoma macrolepis isolate SWU-2019 chromosome 02, ASM1243209v1, whole genome shotgun sequence includes:
- the arl14 gene encoding ADP-ribosylation factor-like protein 14 — MGHSGSRHKPEARILLLGLDGAGKSTLLYKLKYNEDFHTVPTIGFNVEMIEAKKNRDKITLTVWDVGGQDKMQVHWRNFYQDTAGIVFVVDSSDIKRLDEAKRVLEQTLKSDHLRRLPVVVLTNKQDIVGAATVTEITEQFNLRKSCSERDWFIQPCSALTGAGLVDGFRRMAHLVKMTPEDNNIKETVKYIRSKSVMSLKK, encoded by the coding sequence ATGGGCCATTCAGGATCCAGACACAAACCTGAAGCCCGTATCCTCCTCTTAGGGCTCGACGGAGCTGGAAAATCAACACTTCTTTACAAACTGAAGTACAATGAGGACTTCCACACGGTTCCTACAATTGGATTCAATGTAGAAATGATCGAAGCGAAGAAGAACAGGGACAAAATCACCCTGACCGTGTGGGACGTCGGAGGGCAGGATAAGATGCAAGTGCACTGGAGGAATTTTTACCAGGACACAGCTGGAATTGTGTTCGTTGTGGACTCTTCTGATATTAAGCGTCTGGATGAGGCCAAGAGAGTGCTGGAACAGACCTTAAAGAGTGACCATCTCAGGAGACTCCCGGTGGTGGTTCTTACCAACAAGCAAGATATTGTAGGAGCTGCAACGGTAACTGAGATCACAGAGCAGTTTAACCTGAGAAAGAGTTGCAGTGAACGAGACTGGTTCATTCAGCCGTGTTCGGCGCTGACTGGAGCGGGTCTGGTGGATGGCTTCAGACGAATGGCACACCTGGTGAAAATGACACCCGAGGACAATAACATCAAAGAGACTGTGAAGTATATAAGATCAAAATCGGTTATGTCACTGAAGAAGTAG
- the zp3b gene encoding zona pellucida sperm-binding protein 3b: MWLSSTLTWCIAVFLMIPLLAGCSPPRTFQQGGPLASQQLLSSQYQAAGPQSPPKIKDPVPQRRQKTVSVHCHEDAIEVAMNVDLFASGFPVYAEELWLGSPSASCGAVLTGESQLTVFAHFRDCGTKLSVTGDSLVYSNVIVYAPLTSPDGVLRQEGAVIPVQCQYRRRYSVDSAAVAPTWIPFASSVTATDYLDFSLLLMNDDWQYERGSNIYFLGDAIHLQASVTLANHFPFLLFIDWCVATPTYGVVPSDIKYSFVDHHGCLADSRSLYSRSKFLPRSQGNKLNLQLDAFRFYKLTSNLVFITCNLKAIPAAYPVSSQNRACSFIDGRWQSVDGGDEVCNTCEPSRRAAAEPEPIQPFRVTLAPPVKQPYLAPKPRSAGFYDVRPGQSLEPFKALIRSRQYASGVSKRGTDSNKDWSKLATLGPLFLIPKQETTTQSTGYTQSSPPEEPELLFNSTETSPVMDELEFKTDQETERFSPLEKGLFLNASDLFSSEEGSGFER, from the exons ATGTGGCTGAGTAGCACGTTAACATGGTGTATTGCTGTCTTTCTTATGATCCCCCTGCTCGCTGGATGTTCTCCTCCTCGTACATTCCAGCAAGGAGGGCCTTTGGCAAGCCAGCAGCTGTTGAGCAGTCAGTATCAGGCCGCGGGTCCGCAAAGTCCGCCTAAAATAAAAGACCCCGTTCCACAACGGCGTCAGAAAACCGTGTCCGTGCACTGCCATGAAGATGCGATAGAGGTCGCGATGAACGTAGACCTGTTTGCGTCGGGGTTTCCAGTCTATGCTGAGGAGCTGTGGCTGGGTTCCCCATCAGCATCATGTGGAGCCGTGCTAACCGGAGAATCACAGTTGACCGTATTTGCTCACTTCAGAGATTGTGGAACCAAACTGTCT GTAACTGGAGACTCTCTAGTATATTCAAATGTCATTGTGTACGCTCCTCTAACATCTCCTGATGGTGTACTTCGCCAGGAAGGTGCAGTCATACCTGTTCAGTGCCAATACCGGAG GCGGTACAGTGTTGACAGTGCGGCAGTGGCACCCACTTGGATCCCATTTGCTTCCTCTGTTACTGCCACAGATTATCTGGACTTTAGTCTCCTACTGATGAATG atgattGGCAGTATGAGAGGGGCTCAAACATCTATTTCCTTGGGGATGCGATACACCTTCAAGCATCGGTTACCTTGGCCAATCACTTCCCCTTCCTTCTGTTTATTGACTGGTGTGTTGCTACACCAACTTATGGCGTGGTTCCTAGTGACATCAAATATTCTTTTGTGGATCATCACGG ATGTCTTGCAGACAGTAGGAGTTTGTACTCTCGCTCCAAATTCTTGCCGAGGAGCCAAGGCAACAAATTAAACCTGCAACTGGATGCCTTCAGATTCTACAAATTGACCAGCAACTTG GTATTCATCACATGTAACCTAAAAGCTATCCCTGCTGCGTATCCTGTGAGCTCTCAGAATCGAGCATGTTCTTTTATTGATGGAAG GTGGCAGTCTGTAGATGGAGGTGACGAGGTGTGTAACACCTGTGAGCCATCCAGACGAGCTGCAGCAGAGCCAGAACCAATCCAGCCTTTCCGCGTCACACTAGCCCCTCCTGTCAAGCAGCCTTATTTGGCCCCAAAACCAAGATCGGCTGGTTTCTATGATGTGAGACCTGGTCAGTCACTGGAACCCTTTAAAGCTCTCATACGTTCAAGGCAATATGCCAGTGGTGTGTCGAAGAGAGGAACAGACTCGAACAAag ACTGGAGCAAGCTTGCCACATTAGGTCCTTTGTTTCTGATCCCAAAGCAAGAAACCACCACCCAATCAACTGGGTACACGCAGTCCAGCCCACCTGAGGAGCCGGAGCTCTTATTCAACTCGACTGAGACGAGTCCCGTGATGGATGAGCTGGAGTTTAAAACCGATCAAGAGACTGAGCGCTTCAGTCCATTAGAGAAGGGCCTGTTCCTTAATGCTTCTGATCTTTTCAGTTCAGAGGAAGGGAGCGGGTTTGAACGGTGA
- the gng5 gene encoding guanine nucleotide-binding protein G(I)/G(S)/G(O) subunit gamma-5 — MSGSSNIVAMKKIVQQLRFEANINRVKVSQAAAELQQFCIQNALQDPLLTGVSSSTNPFRTQKVCSFL; from the exons ATGTCGGGCTCATCAAACATTGTTGCGATGAAGAAAATCGTTCAGCAGTTGCGCTTCGAAGCAAACATCAACAGAGTAAAG gtTTCTCAGGCGGCTGCAGAGCTTCAGCAGTTCTGCATTCAGAACGCCCTACAAGATCCTCTGCTGACCGGCGTGTCTTCAAGCACCAACCCCTTCAGGACACAGAAGGTTTGCTCCTTCTTGTGA
- the LOC131522509 gene encoding meiotic recombination protein REC8 homolog isoform X2 encodes MFFCPTVLNHRTGCFATIWLAATKGRKMSRRDLLKVNVQRTCSDIMDYVLVRVPPPVSGLPRPRFSLYLSSQLQYGVVLVYHRQCGFLLEDTQGAIDRLLRLNVKSNIDMRDEETRQSHMIPDAAALFDETEGARDPFFGIMETGYGLPSPSSLIRRMEEVLPEQVPPSREPTPSSDGITASQESITLTEREPVIMPEPEFEGADLQESDMIELLLEQPDHFLERDDERQLEIDREREQIEKETEEDREPRVPDEREQERAALEREAARDLTTSVSLDLAQITGASSQEAVLLPEEDLGLPMEMPVLEEREKTPVSVSIPIPSPPPAEEEKMGVEPREERAVREWSPDLEPAVVRPESPTEQRKRRRQLLFIDENTQISQEEMRARIDEVETETRPLASLVKERFEKKGAKELLENPCMSLPPEILALWKQAVVLRPIPPSRQRREEIPEREQERPEPGQREEERELSSKEIPREMLESGLFQQETPASLVVLETTDKDFSPLETPEMRRSPVPEIQFGLEGIPEERVPEMEDITKDIEEQLRGNSCRTGHSATG; translated from the exons ATGTTTTTCTGTCCTACGGTGCTCAATCATCGGACTGGGTGCTTTGCCACAATTTG GTTGGCGGCCACTAAAGGACGAAAGATGAGTCGGAGAGATCTGCTCAAAGTCAATGTCCAGCGCACTTG CAGTGACATCATGGATTACGTGTTGGTCAGAGTCCCGCCTCCTGTATCAGGATTGCCCCGCCCACGTTTCTCCCTGTACCTGTCCTCTCAGCTGCAGTATGGAGTGGTGCTTGTCTACCACAGACAGTGTGGATTTTTGTTAG AGGACACTCAGGGGGCGATAGATAGATTGCTCCGCCTTAACGTGAAGTCCAACATTGACATGAGGGATGAAGAAACCAG GCAAAGTCACATGATCCCAGATGCTGCTGCACTGTTTGATGAAACAGAAGGAGCGAGGGATCCATTCTTTGGCATTATGGAGACTGGTTATGGCCTGCCAAGTCCAAGCAGCCTCATTCGG CGAATGGAAGAGGTCTTACCTGAGCAAGTCCCGCCCAGTAGAGAACCAACACCATCTTCAGATG GCATCACGGCCAGCCAGGAGTCCATCACCCTGACAGAAAGAGAGCCGGTCATCATGCCCGAGCCAGAA TTTGAAGGAGCAGACCTGCAGGAGTCTGACATGATCGAGCTACTGCTGGAGCAGCCAGATCACTTTCTTGAGC GTGACGATGAGAGGCAGCTGGAGATAGACAGGGAAAGAGAGCAaatagagaaagagacagaagaGGACAGAGAGCCCAGGGTGCCTGATgaaagagagcaagagagagcaGCACTTGAGCGAGAGGCAGCCAGAGATCTGACAACATCAGTCTCTTTAGATCT GGCACAGATCACTGGCGCATCAAGCCAGGAGGCTGTCCTGCTGCCTGAGGAGGATCTGGGGCTGCCCATGGAAATGCCTGTGTtagaagaaagagaaaagaccCCTGTATCTGTGTCTATACCTATACCGTCCCCTCCACCCGCGGAAGAGGAGAAAATGGGTGTTGAACCCAGAGAAGAGAGGGCAGTGAGAGAGTGGAGCCCTGATCTTGAG CCTGCTGTAGTGAGGCCTGAATCCCCGACAGagcagaggaagaggaggagacaGCTGCTCTTCATTGATGAGAACACACAGATCTCTCAAGAGGAAATGAGGGCCCGCATTGATGAGGTGGAGACAGAGACCAGGCCTTTG gCATCACTTGTCAAAGAACGGTTTGAAAAGAAGGGTGCTAAAGAACTACTCGAGAACCCTTGCATGA GCCTTCCGCCTGAAATCCTGGCGCTATGGAAACAGGCCGTGGTCCTGAGGCCCATCCCACCGTCCCGGCAGCGCAGGGAGGAGATACcagagagagagcaggagagaCCAGAACCAGgacagagagaggaggagagagagctTAGCTCAAAAGAG ATTCCCCGAGAAATGTTGGAGTCTGGCCTCTTCCAGCAAGAAACACCAG CCTCTCTGGTGGTTTTGGAGACAACAGACAAGGATTTCTCTCCACTGGAGACGCCTGAAATGAGACG GTCCCCTGTTCCAGAAATTCAGTTCGGTCTTGAGGGCATCCCAGAAGAGAGGGTCCCAGAGATGGAAGATATTACAAAGGATATCGAGGAACAATTAAG AGGAAATAGTTGCAGGACAGGTCACAGTGCAACAGGATGA
- the LOC131522509 gene encoding meiotic recombination protein REC8 homolog isoform X1 — protein MFFCPTVLNHRTGCFATIWLAATKGRKMSRRDLLKVNVQRTCSDIMDYVLVRVPPPVSGLPRPRFSLYLSSQLQYGVVLVYHRQCGFLLEDTQGAIDRLLRLNVKSNIDMRDEETRQSHMIPDAAALFDETEGARDPFFGIMETGYGLPSPSSLIRRMEEVLPEQVPPSREPTPSSDGITASQESITLTEREPVIMPEPEFEGADLQESDMIELLLEQPDHFLERDDERQLEIDREREQIEKETEEDREPRVPDEREQERAALEREAARDLTTSVSLDLAQITGASSQEAVLLPEEDLGLPMEMPVLEEREKTPVSVSIPIPSPPPAEEEKMGVEPREERAVREWSPDLEPAVVRPESPTEQRKRRRQLLFIDENTQISQEEMRARIDEVETETRPLASLVKERFEKKGAKELLENPCMSLPPEILALWKQAVVLRPIPPSRQRREEIPEREQERPEPGQREEERELSSKEIPREMLESGLFQQETPASLVVLETTDKDFSPLETPEMRRSPVPEIQFGLEGIPEERVPEMEDITKDIEEQLRPQDVIEGLVTFHSLLPPQASRRIVAQMFFRLLEEIVAGQVTVQQDEPYVDILISQL, from the exons ATGTTTTTCTGTCCTACGGTGCTCAATCATCGGACTGGGTGCTTTGCCACAATTTG GTTGGCGGCCACTAAAGGACGAAAGATGAGTCGGAGAGATCTGCTCAAAGTCAATGTCCAGCGCACTTG CAGTGACATCATGGATTACGTGTTGGTCAGAGTCCCGCCTCCTGTATCAGGATTGCCCCGCCCACGTTTCTCCCTGTACCTGTCCTCTCAGCTGCAGTATGGAGTGGTGCTTGTCTACCACAGACAGTGTGGATTTTTGTTAG AGGACACTCAGGGGGCGATAGATAGATTGCTCCGCCTTAACGTGAAGTCCAACATTGACATGAGGGATGAAGAAACCAG GCAAAGTCACATGATCCCAGATGCTGCTGCACTGTTTGATGAAACAGAAGGAGCGAGGGATCCATTCTTTGGCATTATGGAGACTGGTTATGGCCTGCCAAGTCCAAGCAGCCTCATTCGG CGAATGGAAGAGGTCTTACCTGAGCAAGTCCCGCCCAGTAGAGAACCAACACCATCTTCAGATG GCATCACGGCCAGCCAGGAGTCCATCACCCTGACAGAAAGAGAGCCGGTCATCATGCCCGAGCCAGAA TTTGAAGGAGCAGACCTGCAGGAGTCTGACATGATCGAGCTACTGCTGGAGCAGCCAGATCACTTTCTTGAGC GTGACGATGAGAGGCAGCTGGAGATAGACAGGGAAAGAGAGCAaatagagaaagagacagaagaGGACAGAGAGCCCAGGGTGCCTGATgaaagagagcaagagagagcaGCACTTGAGCGAGAGGCAGCCAGAGATCTGACAACATCAGTCTCTTTAGATCT GGCACAGATCACTGGCGCATCAAGCCAGGAGGCTGTCCTGCTGCCTGAGGAGGATCTGGGGCTGCCCATGGAAATGCCTGTGTtagaagaaagagaaaagaccCCTGTATCTGTGTCTATACCTATACCGTCCCCTCCACCCGCGGAAGAGGAGAAAATGGGTGTTGAACCCAGAGAAGAGAGGGCAGTGAGAGAGTGGAGCCCTGATCTTGAG CCTGCTGTAGTGAGGCCTGAATCCCCGACAGagcagaggaagaggaggagacaGCTGCTCTTCATTGATGAGAACACACAGATCTCTCAAGAGGAAATGAGGGCCCGCATTGATGAGGTGGAGACAGAGACCAGGCCTTTG gCATCACTTGTCAAAGAACGGTTTGAAAAGAAGGGTGCTAAAGAACTACTCGAGAACCCTTGCATGA GCCTTCCGCCTGAAATCCTGGCGCTATGGAAACAGGCCGTGGTCCTGAGGCCCATCCCACCGTCCCGGCAGCGCAGGGAGGAGATACcagagagagagcaggagagaCCAGAACCAGgacagagagaggaggagagagagctTAGCTCAAAAGAG ATTCCCCGAGAAATGTTGGAGTCTGGCCTCTTCCAGCAAGAAACACCAG CCTCTCTGGTGGTTTTGGAGACAACAGACAAGGATTTCTCTCCACTGGAGACGCCTGAAATGAGACG GTCCCCTGTTCCAGAAATTCAGTTCGGTCTTGAGGGCATCCCAGAAGAGAGGGTCCCAGAGATGGAAGATATTACAAAGGATATCGAGGAACAATTAAG GCCACAGGATGTTATTGAAGGTTTGGTGACCTTTCACTCTCTGCTGCCTCCTCAGGCCAGCCGCAGAATTGTTGCCCAAATGTTTTTTAGATTGCTAG AGGAAATAGTTGCAGGACAGGTCACAGTGCAACAGGATGAGCCGTATGTTGACATCCTCATTTCACAGCTGTAG
- the si:ch73-344o19.1 gene encoding uncharacterized protein si:ch73-344o19.1, producing MWTQSAFIIWTAMVLHLSIIKGQTTGSSPDVRSPLNEVRPKNRTTSESDILESRATTAYQSVSSPSADITTEVTPTVPPPSQSSKDAVVHNDTSPLPAISQTPALQDVTTLNTDTASVPGSSASSPSISYLKSTASYSVTTRAPATSISPSEGPQTVSTPASSVIQTTQTAPPFTPTYPQTSQVALTSSSKVTGPAPLEDQDEPSELDVGDQESGKVPHRPASPLDPLLAALVTIFIICTAMVSAVLFLRFRQRSEHPEFHRLQDLPMDDLLEDTPLSRYTY from the exons ATGTGGACTCAAAGCGCTTTTATTATATGGACTGCGATGGTTCTTCATTTGTCTATCATAAAAG GTCAGACCACAGGCTCATCCCCAGATGTGAGATCCCCTCTGAATGAAGTCCGTCCGAAAAATCGCACGACTTCAGAAAGTGACATTTTGGAATCACGAGCCACTACAGCCTATCAAAGCGTCTCCTCTCCTTCAGCGGATATCACAACGGAGGTCACACCTACAGTTCCTCCTCCATCACAGTCATCCAAAGACGCTGTAGTGCACAATGACACCTCTCCTTTACCAGCCATCTCACAGACCCCTGCGCTACAAGATGTCACCACCCTCAACACGGACACAGCCTCGGTACCAG GTTCTTCTGCTAGCAGCCCGTCAATTTCTTATTTGAAGAGCACCGCTTCATATTCAGTAACCACCAGAGCTCCTGCAACATCCATCAGTCCAAGTGAAGGACCTCAGACAGTTTCTACTCCAGCCAGCAGCGTGATCCAGACAACACAAACAGCTCCACCATTCACCCCCACTTACCCTCAGACATCACAGGTCGCCCTGACCAGCAGTTCAAAGGTCACTGGACCTGCTCCTTTGGAAGACCAGGATGAACCTTCTGAACTGGATGTGGGGGATCAAG AGTCAGGGAAGGTTCCCCACCGCCCTGCATCACCCCTGGACCCCCTGCTCGCTGCTCTGGTCACCATTTTCATTATTTGCACTGCCATGGTCTCAGCCGTCCTCTTCCTCAGGTTCCGTCAGCGGAGTGAGCATCCAGAATTCCACCGGCTTCAAGACCTCCCTATG GATGATCTCCTAGAAGACACGCCATTGTCAAGATACACCTATTAG